The Chitinophagales bacterium genome has a segment encoding these proteins:
- the rpsS gene encoding 30S ribosomal protein S19, with translation MARSLKKGPYVAYHLQKKVDDMNESGKKTIIKTWSRRSLITPDFVGHTFGVHNGNKFIPVYVTENMVGHKLGEFSPTRQFKGHSGNRK, from the coding sequence ATGGCTAGAAGTTTAAAAAAAGGGCCTTATGTAGCATACCATCTTCAAAAAAAAGTAGATGATATGAATGAATCTGGTAAAAAAACAATTATCAAAACATGGTCTAGAAGATCATTAATTACACCAGATTTCGTAGGACATACTTTCGGAGTTCATAATGGAAATAAATTTATTCCTGTTTATGTAACAGAAAATATGGTAGGGCATAAATTAGGAGAGTTTTCTCCAACAAGACAGTTTAAAGGACATTCAGGTAATAGAAAATAA
- the rpsJ gene encoding 30S ribosomal protein S10, giving the protein MTQRIRIKLKSYDHNLVDKSAEKIVKTVKNAGALVTGPIPLPTNKKIFTVLKSPHVNKEAREQFKLCTYKRLLDIYSATPKTVDALMKLELPSGVDVEIKV; this is encoded by the coding sequence ATGACACAGCGAATTAGAATAAAATTAAAATCGTACGACCACAACTTGGTAGATAAATCTGCTGAGAAGATTGTTAAAACTGTAAAAAATGCAGGTGCTTTGGTAACAGGTCCAATTCCTTTGCCAACCAACAAAAAAATATTTACTGTTTTAAAGTCGCCACATGTTAATAAAGAAGCAAGAGAGCAGTTTAAATTGTGTACTTACAAAAGATTGTTAGATATCTATAGTGCTACACCAAAAACAGTAGATGCTTTAATGAAATTAGAATTGCCAAGTGGTGTGGATGTAGAAATAAAAGTATAG
- the rpmC gene encoding 50S ribosomal protein L29, which translates to MPSKKYQEFVEMSVEDLSNELAANKLKLTKMRFNHAVSPLENTNVLKETRQTIARIKTELKKRELNN; encoded by the coding sequence ATGCCAAGTAAAAAGTATCAAGAATTTGTAGAAATGTCAGTAGAAGATTTAAGCAACGAATTAGCTGCTAACAAATTAAAATTGACAAAAATGAGATTTAATCATGCAGTTAGTCCACTTGAAAATACTAATGTACTTAAAGAAACAAGACAAACAATTGCAAGAATTAAAACAGAACTTAAAAAAAGAGAATTAAATAACTAA
- the rplV gene encoding 50S ribosomal protein L22, with protein MGARKQIAAKARKEQKSTQCSAKAVGVPTSPRKMRLVADAIRGKDVMQALNILTFSTKHASNTMEKLLRSAIANWENKFEMAADESELFVKEVFVDGGRTLKRFLPAPMGRAYRIRKRSNHVTIVLDSRNQQLATEVVEEEQIENNEN; from the coding sequence ATGGGAGCAAGAAAACAAATAGCAGCAAAAGCTAGAAAAGAACAAAAGAGTACACAATGCAGTGCAAAAGCTGTAGGTGTACCTACTTCTCCAAGAAAAATGAGATTAGTTGCCGATGCTATCAGAGGTAAAGATGTAATGCAAGCATTAAATATCTTAACATTCTCTACTAAACACGCATCAAATACTATGGAGAAATTGTTGCGTTCTGCAATTGCCAATTGGGAAAATAAATTTGAAATGGCTGCTGATGAAAGCGAACTATTTGTAAAAGAAGTTTTTGTTGATGGTGGTAGAACCTTAAAAAGATTCTTGCCAGCTCCAATGGGTAGAGCTTACAGAATCAGAAAAAGATCTAACCATGTTACCATTGTATTGGATAGCAGAAATCAACAATTAGCAACAGAGGTAGTTGAAGAAGAACAAATTGAAAATAACGAAAATTGA
- the rpsC gene encoding 30S ribosomal protein S3 — MGQKANPIVNRLGVIRGWDSNWYGGKNFGDKLVEDQKIRKYLDKRIQKGGVSKVIIERTLNRITITIHTSRPGIIIGKNGSEVDSIKEEIKRFTKKDVQINIVEVRRPEIDAAIVGETICKQLEARVNFRRAVKMAIASAMRLGVEGIKVKCSGRLGGAEMARSEEYKEGRTPLHTFRADIDYAIKEANTIYGKIGVKVWICKGEVLTKRDLSPNVGVEENSKKAPRRGNNRGGGRRK, encoded by the coding sequence ATGGGACAAAAAGCAAATCCAATAGTTAATAGGTTAGGGGTCATCAGAGGATGGGATTCTAATTGGTACGGAGGTAAAAACTTCGGCGACAAATTAGTTGAAGACCAAAAAATTAGAAAATACCTAGACAAAAGAATTCAAAAAGGTGGCGTTTCTAAAGTAATTATAGAAAGAACTCTAAACCGTATTACTATTACAATCCATACTTCAAGACCAGGTATTATCATTGGTAAAAATGGTAGCGAAGTAGACAGCATCAAAGAAGAAATCAAAAGATTTACTAAAAAAGATGTACAAATCAATATCGTTGAAGTAAGAAGACCAGAAATCGATGCAGCAATTGTAGGCGAAACAATTTGCAAACAATTAGAAGCGCGTGTTAACTTCCGTAGAGCAGTTAAAATGGCTATCGCTTCTGCAATGAGATTAGGTGTAGAAGGTATTAAAGTTAAATGTTCAGGTCGTTTAGGCGGTGCAGAGATGGCTCGTTCTGAAGAATATAAAGAAGGTAGAACACCATTACATACTTTTAGAGCAGATATAGACTATGCTATAAAAGAAGCCAACACTATCTACGGTAAAATAGGCGTTAAAGTGTGGATTTGTAAAGGAGAAGTACTAACAAAAAGAGATTTATCTCCAAATGTAGGAGTAGAAGAAAATAGCAAAAAAGCTCCTAGAAGAGGAAATAATAGAGGCGGAGGAAGAAGAAAATAA
- the rplC gene encoding 50S ribosomal protein L3, protein MKGLIGTKIGMTTIFGEDGRAIPCTVLEAGPCVVTQKKTTEKDGYDAIQIGFGNKKEKNTSKAMKGHFQNASTAPKAKLVEFRGNFEDVNVGDVIDTNLIQENDKVAVTGTSKGKGFQGVVKRHGFAGVGGATHGQHNRLRAPGSIGACSTPARVFKGMKMAGRTGGDKVKVTRAKVIKVLADQNLILVKGAIPGHKGAFVIIEKK, encoded by the coding sequence ATGAAAGGATTAATAGGTACTAAAATAGGAATGACTACAATCTTCGGTGAAGACGGAAGAGCAATACCTTGTACAGTATTGGAAGCTGGTCCTTGTGTAGTTACACAAAAGAAAACTACCGAAAAAGACGGATATGATGCTATTCAAATTGGCTTTGGAAATAAAAAAGAAAAAAATACTTCTAAAGCAATGAAAGGACATTTCCAAAATGCAAGCACTGCACCTAAAGCTAAATTAGTAGAATTTAGAGGAAACTTTGAGGATGTTAATGTTGGAGATGTAATTGATACTAACTTAATTCAAGAAAACGACAAAGTAGCAGTTACTGGAACTTCAAAAGGAAAAGGTTTTCAAGGAGTAGTTAAAAGACACGGCTTTGCAGGTGTTGGTGGTGCTACGCATGGTCAACACAACAGACTTAGAGCTCCAGGTTCAATCGGTGCTTGTTCAACGCCAGCTCGTGTTTTTAAAGGCATGAAAATGGCAGGTAGAACGGGTGGAGATAAAGTAAAAGTTACTCGTGCAAAAGTGATAAAAGTTCTTGCCGACCAAAATTTAATCTTAGTAAAAGGAGCAATTCCTGGTCATAAAGGAGCATTCGTAATTATTGAGAAGAAGTAA
- the rpsQ gene encoding 30S ribosomal protein S17, whose amino-acid sequence MSEANTIENNIVRKERKSRIGIVSSNKMDKTITVTVERKLQHPMYGKFMKKTKKFHAHDEKNECNIGDTVRIMETRPLSKSKRWRLVEIIERAK is encoded by the coding sequence ATGAGCGAAGCAAATACAATAGAAAACAATATAGTTAGAAAGGAAAGAAAATCCAGAATAGGAATCGTTTCTTCTAACAAAATGGATAAAACTATCACAGTTACTGTAGAAAGAAAGCTACAACATCCTATGTATGGTAAGTTTATGAAAAAAACTAAAAAATTCCATGCACACGATGAAAAAAACGAATGCAATATCGGTGATACAGTTAGAATAATGGAAACAAGACCATTGTCTAAATCCAAAAGATGGAGATTAGTTGAAATAATTGAAAGAGCAAAATAG
- the rplN gene encoding 50S ribosomal protein L14, producing the protein MIQTESRLRVADNSGAKEVLCIRVLKGTKARYATIGDKIVVSVKEAVPGGNVKKKQVSKAVIVRTKKEIKRKDGTYIRFDDNAVVLLNNNDEPRGTRIFGPVARELRDRDYMKIVSLAPEVL; encoded by the coding sequence ATGATACAAACAGAGTCTAGATTAAGAGTTGCAGATAATAGCGGTGCCAAAGAAGTACTTTGCATCAGAGTACTTAAAGGTACCAAAGCTAGATATGCTACTATTGGAGACAAAATAGTAGTTTCTGTAAAAGAAGCAGTGCCTGGAGGTAATGTTAAGAAAAAACAAGTTTCTAAAGCAGTTATCGTCCGCACAAAAAAAGAAATTAAAAGAAAAGACGGTACCTATATTCGTTTCGATGACAATGCCGTTGTACTTTTAAACAATAACGACGAGCCAAGAGGTACGCGTATCTTCGGTCCTGTTGCTCGTGAGTTAAGAGATAGAGATTATATGAAAATTGTTTCATTAGCACCAGAAGTACTATAA
- the rplP gene encoding 50S ribosomal protein L16: MLQPKKVKFRKVQKGRNKGIAHRGHELAFGSFGLKSLDEGRITSRQIEAARIALTRHMKREGRVWIKIFPDKPMTKKPAEVRMGKGKGALDHWVALVQPGRIMFEIEGVPMKTAQEALNLAAQKLPVKVKFVVRRDYDGN; the protein is encoded by the coding sequence ATGTTACAACCTAAGAAAGTAAAATTTAGAAAAGTACAAAAAGGAAGAAATAAAGGCATCGCTCATAGAGGTCATGAGCTAGCATTTGGTTCTTTCGGGTTAAAATCTCTTGATGAAGGTAGAATTACCAGCAGACAAATAGAAGCTGCTCGTATTGCACTTACCAGACACATGAAAAGAGAAGGTAGAGTGTGGATTAAAATCTTCCCAGATAAACCAATGACTAAAAAACCAGCAGAGGTGCGTATGGGTAAAGGAAAAGGTGCTTTAGACCATTGGGTGGCTTTAGTACAACCAGGTAGAATAATGTTTGAGATTGAAGGTGTACCAATGAAAACAGCTCAAGAAGCTTTAAATCTTGCAGCTCAAAAACTACCAGTAAAAGTAAAATTTGTAGTGCGTAGAGATTACGACGGAAATTAA
- the rplB gene encoding 50S ribosomal protein L2 encodes MSTKKYTPVTPGLRFKVSNAFVEVTESNPEKSLLVTLSKTGGRNQNGRMTMRQRGGGHKRQYRIVDFKRNKFDIPATVKSIEYDPNRSAFIALVVYKDGEKRYIIAPEGLQVGQEIISGNKVAPEVGNTLPLANIPFGSIIHNIELQPGKGAVICRSAGTFAQLTGKDGKFAIVKMPSGEVRLVLLTCLATIGTVSNSDHSLLIKGKAGASRWAGRRPRVRGVAMNPVDHPMGGGEGRSSGGHPRSRTGIMAKGQKTRNTKKASNKYIISKRKKK; translated from the coding sequence ATGTCAACTAAAAAATATACACCAGTAACTCCCGGGCTTAGATTCAAAGTTTCTAATGCTTTCGTAGAAGTAACAGAATCTAATCCAGAAAAGTCTTTATTGGTTACTCTAAGCAAAACAGGTGGTAGAAACCAAAATGGTCGTATGACCATGAGACAAAGAGGTGGTGGTCATAAAAGACAATATAGAATTGTAGATTTCAAAAGAAATAAATTTGATATTCCTGCTACAGTAAAATCTATTGAATACGATCCAAATCGTTCAGCATTTATCGCTTTAGTAGTGTATAAAGACGGAGAAAAAAGATACATCATTGCTCCAGAAGGTTTACAAGTAGGTCAAGAAATTATTTCAGGAAACAAAGTAGCTCCAGAAGTAGGAAATACATTACCATTAGCAAACATACCATTTGGTTCTATCATTCACAATATAGAATTACAACCAGGTAAAGGAGCAGTTATTTGTAGAAGTGCAGGTACATTTGCTCAACTTACAGGTAAAGACGGAAAGTTTGCAATCGTAAAAATGCCTTCTGGCGAAGTAAGATTAGTTTTATTAACTTGTTTAGCAACTATAGGTACAGTATCAAACTCAGACCATAGCTTACTAATCAAAGGTAAAGCAGGTGCATCAAGATGGGCTGGTAGAAGACCAAGAGTAAGAGGGGTAGCAATGAATCCAGTAGATCACCCAATGGGTGGTGGTGAAGGTAGATCTTCAGGTGGTCACCCAAGATCAAGAACGGGTATCATGGCTAAAGGTCAAAAAACTAGAAATACCAAAAAAGCATCTAATAAATATATAATTTCTAAACGCAAGAAAAAATAA
- the fusA gene encoding elongation factor G, whose product MKRDLKYTRNIGIAAHIDAGKTTTTERILYYAGVNHKIGEVHDGGATMDWMVQEQERGITITSAATTVFWNYRGDQYHVNIIDTPGHVDFTVEVNRSLRVLDGLVFLFSAVDGVEPQSETNWRLANNYNVARIGFVNKMDRSGADFLNVVQQVKDMLGSNAVPLQLPIGSEDNFKGVVDLINFRGIVWNTEDMGMTFQEVPIPDDMMEEAVKWREVLLEAVSEYDESLMEKFFDDPESITEREILDALRSATIDMKIVPMLCGSSFKNKGVQTMLDLVMEILPSPLDRGEIKGTNPDTGEEIFRKPSFDEPFTALAFKIATDPYVGRLAFMRAYAGVLEAGSYIYNSRSGNKERISRIFQMHANKQNPIERLGAGDIGAAVGFKDIRTGDTLCAEGKPIVLESMKFPDPVIGLAIEPKTQKDADKLGMALGKLAEEDPTFKVRYDEETAQTVISGMGELHLEVIVDRLLREFKVECNQGAPQVNYKEAITNTIKHREKYAKQSGGRGKFADIDVEVGPGEEGKEGLTFVNNIFGGAVPKEFIPAVEKGFKEAMKTGVLAGYDVPSLKVTLNDGSYHQVDSDSFSFEQCAKFAFREACKKAGPIILEPIMKLEVITPEENTGDVVGDLNRRRGMMEGMEIKNNAQVIKAKVPLSEMFGYVTDLRTITSGRATSIMEFSHYAPVSNNLAEEIISKAKSKVKAE is encoded by the coding sequence ATGAAACGCGATTTAAAATATACAAGAAACATAGGTATTGCAGCTCACATCGATGCAGGTAAAACTACTACAACAGAGCGTATTTTATATTATGCTGGTGTAAATCACAAAATTGGTGAAGTACACGATGGTGGTGCTACTATGGACTGGATGGTTCAAGAACAAGAAAGAGGTATCACAATTACTTCTGCTGCTACTACCGTTTTTTGGAATTATAGAGGAGATCAATATCATGTAAACATCATCGATACACCAGGACATGTCGACTTCACTGTTGAAGTAAATCGTTCTTTAAGAGTATTAGATGGTCTAGTATTCCTTTTTTCTGCGGTTGATGGTGTTGAACCACAGTCAGAAACAAACTGGAGATTAGCAAATAACTATAATGTTGCTCGTATTGGTTTCGTAAATAAAATGGATAGATCTGGAGCTGACTTCTTAAATGTTGTTCAACAAGTTAAAGACATGTTAGGTTCTAATGCTGTTCCTTTACAATTGCCAATTGGTTCAGAAGATAACTTTAAAGGTGTGGTTGACTTAATCAACTTTAGAGGTATCGTTTGGAATACAGAAGATATGGGTATGACTTTCCAAGAAGTGCCAATTCCTGATGACATGATGGAAGAAGCTGTTAAATGGAGAGAAGTTTTATTAGAAGCAGTTTCTGAATACGACGAATCATTAATGGAAAAATTCTTTGATGATCCAGAGTCTATCACAGAAAGAGAAATCTTAGATGCATTAAGAAGTGCAACTATCGATATGAAGATAGTACCAATGTTATGTGGTTCTTCATTCAAAAATAAAGGAGTTCAAACAATGTTAGATTTGGTAATGGAAATATTGCCAAGTCCATTAGATAGAGGTGAAATCAAAGGTACTAATCCAGATACTGGAGAAGAAATCTTTAGAAAACCAAGTTTCGATGAACCATTTACTGCATTAGCATTTAAAATCGCTACAGATCCTTATGTTGGTCGTTTAGCATTTATGAGAGCTTACGCAGGAGTGTTAGAAGCAGGTTCTTATATCTACAACTCTCGTAGTGGAAACAAAGAAAGAATTTCTAGAATATTCCAAATGCACGCCAACAAACAAAATCCAATCGAAAGATTAGGTGCTGGTGATATTGGTGCTGCAGTTGGTTTCAAAGATATTCGTACTGGAGATACACTTTGTGCAGAAGGTAAACCTATCGTGTTAGAGTCAATGAAATTCCCAGATCCAGTTATTGGTTTGGCAATCGAACCTAAAACACAAAAAGATGCCGATAAATTAGGGATGGCTTTGGGTAAATTAGCAGAAGAAGATCCAACTTTCAAAGTAAGATACGACGAAGAAACTGCTCAAACAGTAATTAGCGGAATGGGTGAGTTACACTTAGAAGTTATCGTAGATAGATTATTAAGAGAGTTCAAAGTAGAATGTAACCAAGGTGCTCCACAAGTAAACTATAAAGAAGCAATCACTAATACTATTAAACATAGAGAAAAATATGCTAAACAGTCTGGTGGTCGTGGTAAGTTTGCCGATATTGATGTAGAAGTTGGTCCAGGTGAAGAAGGAAAAGAAGGTTTAACTTTCGTAAACAATATTTTCGGTGGTGCAGTTCCTAAAGAATTCATTCCTGCTGTTGAAAAAGGTTTCAAAGAAGCAATGAAAACAGGAGTATTAGCAGGTTATGATGTACCAAGCTTAAAAGTAACTTTAAACGATGGTTCTTATCACCAAGTCGATTCAGATTCTTTCTCTTTCGAGCAATGTGCTAAGTTTGCGTTCAGAGAAGCTTGTAAAAAAGCAGGACCAATCATTCTTGAGCCAATCATGAAATTAGAAGTAATCACACCAGAAGAAAATACAGGAGATGTAGTAGGTGACTTGAACAGAAGAAGAGGTATGATGGAAGGTATGGAAATCAAAAACAATGCTCAAGTAATTAAAGCAAAAGTGCCTTTGTCTGAAATGTTTGGTTATGTAACCGATTTAAGAACAATCACTTCTGGTAGAGCAACATCTATTATGGAATTTTCTCACTATGCTCCAGTTTCAAACAACTTAGCAGAAGAGATTATATCTAAAGCAAAAAGTAAAGTTAAAGCTGAATAA
- the rplD gene encoding 50S ribosomal protein L4 gives MKVEVFNIEGKATGRQIELNDAIFGVQPNEHVIYLAVKQYLANRRSGTHKTLEKSELSGSTKKLHKQKGTGGSRKGSIKNPLFRGGARIFGPRPRNYGFKLNKKVKELARASALSSKVASQTLKVIEDFSFDAPKTKEYVKLLKNFDVQNSKSLLVLPELNDNIYLASRNIQGAGLVMANQLNAYDILNNNMLLISEKAIESLNNSKTEKK, from the coding sequence ATGAAAGTAGAAGTATTTAATATAGAAGGTAAAGCTACAGGCAGACAAATTGAGTTGAATGACGCAATATTTGGCGTTCAACCTAATGAGCATGTTATCTATTTAGCAGTAAAACAATACTTAGCTAACAGAAGAAGTGGTACACACAAAACTTTAGAAAAATCAGAATTATCTGGTTCAACTAAAAAATTGCATAAGCAAAAAGGTACTGGTGGTTCTAGAAAAGGAAGTATCAAAAATCCATTGTTTAGAGGTGGTGCTAGAATATTTGGTCCAAGACCTAGAAATTATGGCTTCAAACTAAACAAAAAAGTGAAAGAATTAGCTAGAGCTTCTGCATTATCATCTAAAGTAGCAAGTCAAACATTAAAAGTAATAGAAGATTTTTCTTTTGACGCACCAAAAACTAAAGAGTATGTAAAATTGCTTAAAAACTTTGATGTACAAAACTCAAAATCATTATTGGTTTTACCAGAGTTAAACGATAATATCTATTTAGCGTCAAGAAATATTCAAGGTGCTGGCTTAGTAATGGCTAACCAATTAAACGCTTATGATATCTTGAACAATAACATGCTTTTAATTAGCGAAAAAGCAATTGAATCATTGAATAATTCAAAAACAGAAAAAAAATAA
- the rplW gene encoding 50S ribosomal protein L23, which yields MDILKKPLISEKASAITEKHNKYAFIVDKKANKIEIKKAVEQMYGVNVEEVNTAIMPSKPKSRYTKKAILTGRKGAYKKAIVKIAEGEEIDFYNDL from the coding sequence ATGGATATACTTAAAAAACCATTAATTTCTGAAAAAGCTTCTGCTATTACCGAGAAGCATAACAAATATGCATTCATCGTTGATAAAAAAGCTAATAAAATTGAAATTAAAAAAGCAGTAGAGCAGATGTATGGCGTTAATGTAGAAGAAGTAAACACTGCAATCATGCCATCTAAGCCAAAATCAAGATATACTAAAAAAGCAATTTTAACTGGTAGAAAAGGAGCTTATAAAAAAGCAATCGTAAAAATTGCAGAAGGTGAAGAAATAGATTTTTATAACGATTTGTAA
- the rplX gene encoding 50S ribosomal protein L24, with amino-acid sequence MKKTSNNKRFTPKSKIKKGDTVVVISGSYKGKEAKVLEVYPKTNKALVEGINIVKKHTKPNAQNQQGGIVEAEAPINISNLMVVVGGQATRIGRQVDENGKIVRIAKKTGEVVK; translated from the coding sequence ATGAAAAAGACATCAAATAATAAAAGGTTTACACCAAAATCAAAAATAAAAAAAGGCGATACTGTTGTAGTTATCTCAGGAAGCTATAAAGGTAAAGAAGCCAAAGTATTAGAGGTGTATCCAAAAACAAATAAAGCATTGGTAGAAGGTATAAATATTGTAAAAAAACACACTAAACCAAATGCACAAAATCAACAAGGCGGAATCGTAGAAGCAGAAGCACCAATCAATATCTCTAACCTAATGGTAGTAGTAGGTGGTCAAGCTACAAGAATAGGACGCCAAGTAGACGAGAATGGAAAAATTGTAAGAATTGCTAAAAAAACTGGGGAGGTAGTTAAATAA
- the rplE gene encoding 50S ribosomal protein L5: MSYTPRLKQKYNEEVVKALQEKYNYKSVMQVPKLTKIVVNQGVGIAVGDKKIIDTQVDEISRITGQKAVATKSKKAISNFKLREDMPIGVKVTLRGNRMYEFLDRLIAVALPQVRDFKGVNEKAFDGRGNYTLGIKEHIIFPEIDIDKINRISGMDITMVTTAQTDDEAFALLSALGLPFKKK, translated from the coding sequence ATGAGTTACACACCAAGACTAAAGCAAAAGTATAACGAAGAAGTAGTTAAAGCACTTCAAGAAAAGTACAACTACAAATCAGTTATGCAAGTACCTAAGTTAACAAAAATAGTAGTTAACCAAGGCGTAGGTATTGCTGTAGGCGACAAAAAAATTATTGACACACAAGTTGATGAAATATCAAGAATAACAGGTCAAAAAGCAGTTGCCACTAAATCTAAAAAAGCAATATCAAACTTTAAACTAAGAGAAGATATGCCAATCGGTGTTAAAGTTACACTTAGAGGCAATAGAATGTATGAGTTCTTAGACCGATTAATCGCTGTGGCTTTACCTCAAGTAAGAGACTTTAAAGGCGTTAACGAAAAAGCTTTCGACGGAAGAGGAAACTATACCTTAGGAATTAAAGAACATATCATTTTCCCAGAAATAGACATTGATAAAATCAATAGAATTAGTGGAATGGATATTACTATGGTTACAACAGCTCAAACAGATGACGAAGCTTTCGCCTTATTATCTGCATTGGGATTACCTTTTAAGAAAAAAT